TTTACCAGAGGAACGTGAATGGCTTGATCGCTTATATGGATATGGACTGGTTGATACCTTTAGAGCGATGAACCCTTTAGCCGCCGATAAATTTTCGTGGTTTGATTACCGCTCAAAAGGCTTTGATGATAACCGAGGCTTACGCATCGACTTAGTCTTAGCCTCTAAATCACTGGCTGAACGTTGTGTAGAAACGGGTATTGATCTTGAGATCCGTGCAATGGAAAAACCTTCGGATCATTCACCGGTTTGGGCTGTGTTTAAATAACTCTAAATAGAGATAACAAAATACCGAGCACTGCTCGGTATTTTTAGTTCGTTACACACTATTTATCTGATTTAGGCTTATTTTCCTCATGACCTAAAAGCTTGCCAATGAGTGCTTTTCCTAATTCAGATTGGTTTAACCCCTCTAATGTTGCTGCAATTTTAGTTCCACCTGCTGAGCTAAATAATTCCCCTACTCTCTGAATACCTTTATCGACTTTTTCATCATTAATGATAAATTTCATATCCGAATGAGACAATGCTTTAGCTTGTTCAATACCAATAGCTTGATTTGCTTCGATTTGACGGATACTGATTAAATAACTTTGATAACCTTCATTTCCACCGATTTCTTTCGCAAGTTCGATTTGACCTGAAACCAATGAAATCTCTAATTTTTGTTTTGCTTCAGCTTCCGCTGCACCTATTTTAGCAATACCTTGTGCTTCTTTATCTTTTGTTTCAAGCAAGGCTTCTGCCGCTAAAAATGCTTTTTGTTTTTCCCCTTCTGCCACTAGGATCTGATGTTGGCGTTCCGCTTCAGAATCAATAATCAGAGCATTTTTATTTGCTTCAGCTTTAATCTCTTGCGTACGTTTTTCCTGATCCGCTTTCACGATTTCAACATCTTTTGCAATTTCAGCTTGTTTGATCTCCGCAACTCGTTTTACTTCCATCTCACGTTCTTTCGTGATCTTTTCTTGCTCTTTAACCAGTTGTTGAGCCTGCTCGTTAGAAACCGCTACTTCACGTTGATTTTCAACCGTTTTCAAACCAACGGCTTTTTCCGCTTCTTGGCGTTTTACATCCGCTTCTTTCTTCGCTTCAATT
This genomic window from Actinobacillus porcitonsillarum contains:
- a CDS encoding SPFH domain-containing protein gives rise to the protein MYILSGLIFAVLVVITLVIALLFRRVVKTNEVHIVQSGGKTTSYGKDTGNGNVYYAFPSWLPVIGVSTIVLPVSVFSIKIDNYEAYDLERLPFVVDITAFFRVADSNLAAQRVSDFHDMNIQLVDIIQGSVRSILSSRNLNDILQVRSELGDDFTLAVKEQLKNWGIEPVKNIELMDIRDSGNSKVIFNIMEIKKSFIEKESRIEVARNQKEAQIAEIEAKKEADVKRQEAEKAVGLKTVENQREVAVSNEQAQQLVKEQEKITKEREMEVKRVAEIKQAEIAKDVEIVKADQEKRTQEIKAEANKNALIIDSEAERQHQILVAEGEKQKAFLAAEALLETKDKEAQGIAKIGAAEAEAKQKLEISLVSGQIELAKEIGGNEGYQSYLISIRQIEANQAIGIEQAKALSHSDMKFIINDEKVDKGIQRVGELFSSAGGTKIAATLEGLNQSELGKALIGKLLGHEENKPKSDK